The Atribacterota bacterium genome window below encodes:
- the cbiD gene encoding cobalt-precorrin-5B (C(1))-methyltransferase CbiD: MVGDRGRLGYTTGSCAAAAAKGSVLLLQGIESQVITITLPHGDLLALPVTWQRREGDIAWTAIRKDGGDDPDVTNGLLIVVSAQKQKEHVTILGGKGVGRVTKPGLPVLPGFPAINPVPERMIRREVQSVLGQGGGVKLVVSIPEGEKVALKTFNPRLGIVGGLSILGTTGIVIPRSVEGFLGTIRAELSVIAHQGVQEVILVFGNYGREYARKKGFSDEFIVSCGNFLGFALEQVVSFGFGRVYLIGELGKMVKVAGGIFLLDSRVADARIEILASFAAFFGVSQKAIARIFAASLTGEVLQVLEEEGVSLMGFGHFVAERVRKRIVEYTEGKIQVVIEVFSLQRGFLGKAEG; encoded by the coding sequence ATGGTAGGGGATAGGGGTCGTTTGGGGTATACCACTGGGTCCTGCGCCGCAGCCGCTGCCAAAGGGAGTGTTTTGCTTTTACAGGGTATCGAGAGTCAGGTGATTACTATTACTCTTCCTCATGGAGACCTTTTGGCTCTACCGGTGACGTGGCAACGGAGAGAAGGGGATATAGCCTGGACAGCGATTCGTAAAGACGGTGGGGATGATCCCGATGTCACTAACGGCCTTCTTATTGTGGTTTCGGCCCAAAAACAAAAAGAGCACGTAACCATTTTGGGTGGAAAAGGTGTAGGTCGGGTCACCAAACCTGGTCTTCCCGTTCTTCCAGGATTTCCGGCAATTAATCCCGTTCCAGAGAGGATGATTCGAAGAGAGGTTCAGAGCGTGTTGGGTCAAGGAGGTGGAGTGAAGCTTGTGGTGAGCATTCCAGAGGGGGAGAAAGTGGCTTTAAAAACCTTTAATCCCCGTTTGGGGATTGTAGGGGGGCTTTCGATTTTAGGGACCACCGGTATCGTGATACCGCGTTCGGTAGAAGGATTTTTGGGAACGATTCGGGCAGAACTTTCAGTTATTGCCCATCAGGGAGTGCAAGAGGTGATTCTCGTTTTTGGGAATTACGGTCGGGAGTATGCGAGGAAAAAGGGATTTTCTGATGAGTTCATCGTTTCGTGTGGGAATTTTCTAGGTTTTGCTTTGGAGCAGGTCGTTTCTTTTGGTTTTGGGAGGGTGTACCTTATCGGAGAGTTGGGAAAGATGGTGAAAGTGGCAGGAGGGATTTTTCTGCTTGATTCTCGCGTAGCTGATGCCCGAATAGAGATTTTGGCTTCTTTTGCAGCTTTTTTTGGTGTGTCTCAAAAGGCCATAGCGCGTATTTTTGCTGCTTCCCTTACGGGAGAAGTACTCCAGGTTTTGGAGGAGGAGGGCGTTTCGCTTATGGGATTTGGGCACTTTGTTGCCGAGAGGGTTCGAAAGAGGATTGTGGAGTATACTGAGGGGAAAATTCAAGTGGTGATAGAGGTTTTTTCCCTGCAGCGAGGGTTTTTGGGGAAAGCAGAGGGATAA